One window of the Thermogemmatispora onikobensis genome contains the following:
- a CDS encoding DUF929 family protein: MQRAGRRRGVSVWRAYRWWLVGVTLILIGAIVGLFFFLGHQNTTTLTNTSRSATDPQVMNNLALINDSQFSKVGTGDLSSPLRVIADRPMLRGPGGKPEFFYWGAEFCPYCAAERWPVVVALSRFGTFSRLPETISSDTDAYPNTATFTFHGSSYQSNYLDFAPVELEDREGHPLEGPTAAQQQIIGSLNPDGSIPFLDIANLYLVRGQSFDPGILAGLSQRDIALQLTDPGTPVAKSILGVANYLTAAICVATGDQPASVCKASYIQFIEKQLPRSPYAPTPSPSASLPSDLPTTALGLSALLPVVRWPRREERDRRGWGEG; this comes from the coding sequence ATGCAGCGGGCAGGCCGACGACGGGGCGTCTCAGTCTGGCGCGCCTACCGTTGGTGGCTGGTAGGCGTCACTTTGATCTTGATCGGCGCCATCGTCGGCCTCTTCTTCTTCCTCGGCCATCAGAACACAACCACGCTCACGAACACTAGCCGCTCTGCGACAGACCCACAGGTCATGAACAATCTGGCTCTCATCAACGATAGCCAATTCTCTAAAGTAGGCACCGGTGACCTGTCGAGTCCTCTGCGCGTCATCGCTGATCGCCCAATGCTGCGCGGACCTGGCGGCAAGCCGGAGTTCTTCTATTGGGGCGCCGAGTTCTGCCCGTACTGTGCCGCGGAGCGCTGGCCAGTCGTTGTGGCTCTCAGTCGCTTTGGCACCTTCAGCCGGCTGCCAGAGACAATCTCCTCTGATACAGATGCTTACCCAAATACCGCAACGTTTACCTTTCATGGCAGCTCCTACCAGAGCAACTACCTTGATTTTGCCCCAGTTGAGCTAGAGGACCGCGAAGGCCACCCTCTCGAAGGGCCGACAGCAGCGCAGCAGCAGATCATTGGCTCGCTCAATCCTGACGGCAGCATCCCATTCCTGGACATTGCCAACCTTTACCTGGTACGCGGCCAGAGCTTTGATCCGGGCATCCTCGCAGGGCTGTCCCAGCGCGACATTGCCCTACAGCTCACTGATCCCGGTACTCCCGTGGCTAAGAGTATCCTGGGCGTCGCCAACTACTTGACCGCTGCGATCTGTGTGGCCACAGGGGACCAGCCGGCAAGTGTCTGCAAAGCTTCCTATATCCAATTTATTGAAAAGCAACTGCCACGCTCACCCTATGCTCCTACCCCCTCACCATCTGCCAGTCTGCCGTCAGACCTGCCGACAACGGCCCTGGGGCTGAGCGCGCTGCTACCCGTCGTCCGCTGGCCCCGGCGAGAGGAGAGAGACCGCCGAGGTTGGGGCGAAGGGTAA
- a CDS encoding ABC transporter substrate-binding protein, which produces MCDKTGLTRSSPRPGSVAGLGRAVLSLLALSMLLLLAACGQGSTSSSSSKTHVLTVVPSPKGDFTNGFSPYSANANYGSQGMIYETLLFFNRMNSQITPWLAQSYDFSNDAKTLTFHLRPGVKWSDGQPFTSADVVFTLQMLKQYPTADGNGLWQYLQSVQAPDDQTVTVTLKAPYTPLLWYLAGQTWIVSKHEYASAGDPTKFVDANPVGTGPFMLKSFSPQLITLKKNPNYWQPGKPAVDEIRYPAFDSNTSAELLLSRGDVDWTGLYTPNIQQTYVAKDPAHNHYWFPNRNIVMLYLNTAKAPFNQLAVRQAISAAIDREQIYKVAESGYEPVASPTGLVLPENQSYLNPKYANVSFAKDPNQSQRLLESVGFHKGSDGIYADSSGKKLSFQINVVTGWTDWVTAVQIIANNLKTIGIDAKVNSISFNAYFSALQMGSYDMAISWTNPGPTPFYLYNSLLNSTNSAPLGKPAASNWERWIDSTTDKLLAQYATTTDQTLQQQALYGLQQIMVEQLPSIPLVYGATWYEYSSRNFTGWPDANNAYASPAPFDFPDAEVVALNLKPVA; this is translated from the coding sequence ATGTGCGATAAGACCGGCCTCACTCGTTCTTCTCCACGACCTGGCTCTGTGGCTGGCCTGGGGCGCGCTGTGCTCTCGCTGCTGGCGCTGAGCATGTTGCTCCTCTTGGCTGCCTGTGGGCAGGGAAGCACTAGCAGCTCATCCAGTAAGACGCACGTGCTGACGGTCGTGCCCAGCCCGAAAGGTGACTTCACCAACGGCTTTAGCCCCTACTCGGCCAACGCGAACTACGGTTCGCAGGGCATGATCTACGAGACGCTGCTCTTCTTTAATCGCATGAATAGCCAGATCACGCCCTGGCTGGCGCAGAGCTACGATTTCTCCAACGATGCCAAGACCCTGACCTTCCACCTGCGCCCTGGTGTAAAGTGGTCGGATGGCCAGCCTTTCACGTCGGCGGATGTGGTCTTTACGCTGCAGATGCTCAAGCAGTATCCGACAGCCGACGGCAATGGCCTCTGGCAGTATCTCCAGAGCGTCCAGGCTCCCGATGACCAGACGGTGACCGTTACTTTGAAGGCCCCCTATACGCCGCTCCTCTGGTATCTGGCTGGTCAGACCTGGATCGTCTCGAAGCATGAGTATGCCAGCGCCGGCGACCCAACCAAGTTCGTCGACGCTAATCCCGTCGGTACCGGCCCCTTCATGTTGAAGTCCTTCTCGCCGCAGCTGATTACGCTCAAGAAGAACCCCAACTACTGGCAGCCCGGTAAGCCGGCTGTCGATGAGATCCGCTATCCCGCCTTCGATTCGAATACCAGCGCCGAGCTGCTGCTCAGCCGCGGTGATGTCGATTGGACGGGCCTCTATACGCCCAATATCCAGCAGACCTATGTGGCGAAGGACCCTGCGCATAATCATTACTGGTTCCCCAACCGCAATATTGTGATGCTGTATTTGAATACGGCCAAGGCTCCGTTCAATCAGCTGGCGGTCCGTCAGGCCATCAGCGCGGCCATCGATCGCGAGCAGATCTACAAGGTGGCCGAGAGCGGCTACGAGCCGGTGGCCAGCCCGACTGGCCTGGTGCTCCCCGAGAACCAGAGCTACCTGAATCCGAAGTACGCCAATGTCTCCTTCGCCAAGGACCCCAATCAGTCACAGCGGCTCCTGGAGAGCGTTGGCTTCCATAAGGGGTCGGATGGCATCTATGCCGATAGCAGCGGCAAGAAGTTGTCGTTCCAGATCAATGTGGTGACCGGCTGGACTGACTGGGTGACGGCGGTCCAGATCATCGCGAACAATCTGAAGACCATCGGCATCGATGCGAAGGTGAATTCGATTTCCTTCAACGCCTACTTCAGCGCTCTGCAGATGGGCAGCTACGATATGGCGATCTCCTGGACGAATCCAGGACCGACGCCCTTCTACTTGTATAATTCGCTGCTCAATAGCACGAACAGTGCTCCCCTCGGGAAGCCGGCGGCTTCCAACTGGGAGCGCTGGATCGACTCGACGACCGATAAGCTGCTGGCTCAGTACGCGACAACCACTGATCAGACGCTGCAGCAGCAGGCGCTCTATGGTCTGCAGCAGATCATGGTGGAGCAGCTGCCGAGCATTCCGCTGGTCTATGGGGCAACCTGGTACGAGTACAGCAGCCGCAATTTCACCGGCTGGCCGGATGCGAATAATGCCTATGCTTCCCCGGCTCCCTTCGACTTCCCCGATGCCGAAGTGGTGGCCTTGAATTTGAAGCCCGTTGCCTGA
- a CDS encoding xanthine dehydrogenase family protein molybdopterin-binding subunit: MLHEAQRQASSVLIGTALPRQDGEAKVSGRARYAGDRWPEGLLHARLVTSPYAHAFIRRIDSAAALALPGVVAVFTAANLGLRPADGGVRSLEPLASTEVCWCGHPVALVVAETEALAEDGAAAVEVDYEPLPAVLDPEAACQPDAPRTCLQRDFRETLRQSHALFLPPGTSLEEEGLSPNAAALPPLLMGDIEEGWREAEVIVEEHYKTAPVHQSYVEPQTALVVPDPRTRQLTIYSSTQGLLNARRAVALALGLSERQIHVEPVPVGGGFGGKEVLLEPLVAAAAQQLGRPVRLVYTRQEELLAGNPAPQTAITVRLGARRDGTLTAIQVRMILDSGAYPYPLAGLSSFHFSNLYRCPHLAIHCYLVQTNKPGSAAYRAPTGPQAYFALESTVDELCRRLGLDPLEFRLRHALREGDPRAPGGRWPRIGLVECLEAIGSHPLWSERERARSELPTELSGWRVGIGLAASGWPGATEPAAALCRLEGDGSVTVIVGSVDISGSDSSLALIAAEILGLPARSITVAHEGTDTMPYSGLTAGSKTTYALGSAVLAAAQDAREQILTIASELLEAAREDLDLRDGRVTVRGVPDKYVTLQQVAASSTNFGARYAPVFGRGRSANATSGPMFAVHLAKVAVDPETGEVRVLDYVAAQDVGRALNRGEVEGQIYGGVAQGIGWALLERLAYGEEGQLLTGTLMDYALPHSQDVPPITPLIIEVPCELGPFGARGAGEPPVVPVAAAIGNALRDALGLRLTELPMTSERIVRAWQEARQRAS, from the coding sequence ATGTTGCATGAAGCACAGAGGCAGGCGTCATCTGTCTTGATTGGCACGGCGCTCCCTCGCCAGGACGGCGAGGCTAAAGTCAGCGGGCGTGCTCGCTATGCGGGCGATCGTTGGCCGGAGGGGCTGTTGCATGCTCGTCTGGTTACCAGTCCCTACGCCCATGCCTTCATCCGGCGTATCGACTCCGCGGCGGCTCTGGCTTTGCCGGGGGTGGTTGCCGTCTTCACTGCGGCCAATCTGGGCCTGCGGCCCGCGGACGGCGGAGTTCGCTCACTGGAGCCGCTGGCCAGTACCGAGGTCTGCTGGTGCGGCCACCCTGTGGCGCTGGTCGTTGCGGAGACGGAGGCACTGGCTGAGGATGGAGCTGCTGCCGTCGAGGTCGATTATGAGCCGTTGCCGGCTGTGCTTGATCCCGAGGCCGCCTGTCAGCCGGACGCTCCGCGAACCTGTTTGCAGCGCGATTTTCGTGAGACGCTGCGGCAGAGCCACGCGCTCTTTCTGCCGCCTGGTACTTCCCTGGAGGAGGAAGGTCTTTCGCCCAATGCCGCCGCACTTCCGCCGCTGCTCATGGGGGACATCGAGGAGGGATGGCGAGAGGCGGAGGTCATTGTGGAGGAGCACTACAAGACTGCGCCCGTGCATCAATCCTATGTGGAACCGCAGACAGCCCTGGTCGTCCCTGATCCACGCACCCGGCAGCTGACGATCTATTCCAGCACGCAGGGGCTGCTCAATGCTCGTCGGGCAGTGGCTCTGGCGTTGGGCCTGTCAGAGCGGCAGATCCATGTGGAGCCGGTGCCAGTCGGTGGCGGTTTTGGAGGGAAGGAAGTGCTGCTAGAGCCACTGGTGGCGGCGGCGGCGCAGCAGCTGGGTCGACCGGTGCGCCTGGTCTACACGCGCCAGGAGGAGCTGCTGGCCGGCAATCCGGCGCCGCAGACCGCGATTACGGTGAGGCTGGGAGCGCGCCGGGACGGCACGCTGACGGCCATCCAGGTGCGGATGATCCTTGATTCGGGGGCCTATCCCTATCCTCTGGCTGGACTGAGCAGCTTCCATTTCAGCAATCTCTATCGCTGTCCTCACCTTGCTATCCATTGCTATTTGGTACAGACCAATAAGCCGGGCAGCGCCGCGTACCGGGCGCCGACCGGTCCACAGGCCTATTTTGCCCTGGAGTCGACGGTCGATGAGCTATGTCGCCGTCTTGGGCTTGATCCCTTAGAATTCCGTCTGCGCCATGCCCTGCGTGAGGGCGACCCGCGCGCGCCTGGGGGTCGCTGGCCCCGCATCGGTCTGGTGGAGTGCCTGGAAGCGATCGGGAGCCATCCGCTCTGGAGCGAGCGCGAGCGCGCTCGAAGCGAGCTTCCAACGGAGTTAAGCGGCTGGCGTGTCGGGATCGGCCTGGCAGCGAGTGGCTGGCCGGGAGCGACGGAGCCGGCGGCGGCTCTCTGTCGTCTGGAGGGAGACGGCAGTGTGACGGTGATCGTTGGCAGCGTGGATATCTCAGGTTCCGACAGCTCCCTGGCCCTGATTGCGGCGGAGATCCTGGGTCTGCCGGCGCGCTCGATCACGGTGGCTCATGAGGGCACTGACACGATGCCCTACAGTGGCTTGACGGCTGGCAGTAAGACCACCTACGCCCTTGGCTCTGCTGTCCTGGCGGCGGCTCAGGACGCCCGCGAACAGATTTTGACCATTGCTTCGGAGCTGTTGGAGGCGGCGCGCGAGGATCTTGATCTGCGCGATGGGCGGGTCACTGTGCGTGGTGTTCCCGATAAGTATGTGACGCTTCAGCAGGTGGCGGCCAGTTCGACCAATTTCGGCGCTCGTTATGCCCCCGTCTTTGGCCGTGGTCGCTCAGCAAACGCTACCTCTGGTCCGATGTTTGCTGTGCACCTGGCGAAGGTGGCCGTTGATCCTGAAACAGGAGAGGTACGGGTACTGGACTATGTTGCAGCTCAGGATGTGGGGCGGGCTTTGAACCGTGGAGAGGTGGAGGGCCAAATCTACGGAGGCGTGGCGCAGGGTATTGGTTGGGCCTTATTGGAGCGGCTGGCCTATGGCGAGGAGGGCCAATTGCTCACGGGGACCCTGATGGACTACGCCCTGCCTCATAGCCAGGATGTCCCTCCGATTACGCCGCTGATCATCGAGGTGCCGTGCGAGCTTGGTCCCTTCGGGGCCCGGGGAGCGGGCGAGCCCCCGGTCGTCCCGGTGGCCGCTGCCATTGGCAACGCGCTGCGCGACGCCCTTGGACTACGCTTGACGGAGCTGCCGATGACCTCGGAGCGCATCGTACGAGCCTGGCAAGAGGCCCGTCAGCGCGCCTCGTAA
- a CDS encoding cellulose binding domain-containing protein — MFSNSSKMPAYRYLSSLLGCATITLIAAISSLLLIGSPRHAAQAASGFVTRCGIHFCLNGQLFYYAGANSYDIFTFGDGSSSSTQDDIENKYMDKAAIDAYFSNAQSDGITVVRTWMFDHETWHGFEPSKGVYNVAEFDEFDYIIQSAKAHNIRLIPVFENYWEAYGGIDTRLQWEGLPTGQSNRWRFFNQQQCPGCFTQYKNYVSYALNHVNHYSGIAYKDEPTIFAWELMNEPRYENATPDESTTGTTLRAWVDTMGAFIKSIDPNHMLGTGLEGQGTAYGYGGNSGNPFVYIHQSPYIDFTSAHFYPTESWANLSMSQAQQVINKWVSDSHNVVGKPFILGEFNSRSDVGNRTGWWTMFYNTLEQDDADGDNFWMYVARNPDSIYGVTHGAPELAIFLQHSQHQQQKSGGSPGTGTTPTPGVTPTATATAAASPTPTPRPTVTPTPTPSPTPAVTPTPTLTPTPSSGLSCRVHYAITAQWPGGFGASISITNTGSTAINGWTLKFTFPNGQTVTQGWNGSFSQQGSTVTITNLSYNATIPAGATLGSAPGFNGTWNGTNSPPTSFTLNGVTCSTQ; from the coding sequence ATGTTCAGCAACAGCAGCAAGATGCCAGCCTACCGCTACCTCTCCTCGCTGCTTGGTTGCGCGACCATCACTCTGATCGCCGCCATCAGCAGTCTTCTGCTCATCGGTAGCCCGCGCCATGCCGCGCAAGCAGCCTCCGGCTTTGTCACCCGCTGTGGCATTCACTTCTGCCTCAACGGCCAGCTGTTCTACTACGCCGGAGCCAATAGCTACGATATCTTTACCTTTGGCGATGGCAGCAGCAGCAGCACCCAGGATGATATCGAGAACAAATACATGGACAAGGCTGCCATCGATGCCTACTTTAGCAACGCCCAGAGCGATGGCATTACGGTTGTGCGTACCTGGATGTTTGACCACGAGACCTGGCACGGCTTCGAGCCTTCGAAGGGCGTCTACAACGTCGCTGAGTTCGATGAATTTGATTACATCATTCAATCGGCCAAGGCGCACAACATCCGCCTCATCCCGGTCTTTGAAAATTACTGGGAGGCGTACGGTGGGATCGATACCCGCCTGCAATGGGAAGGACTGCCCACTGGCCAGTCCAACCGCTGGCGCTTCTTCAATCAGCAGCAGTGTCCAGGCTGCTTCACCCAGTACAAGAACTACGTTTCATACGCCCTCAACCACGTCAATCACTACTCAGGCATTGCCTACAAAGATGAGCCGACCATCTTCGCCTGGGAGCTGATGAACGAGCCACGCTACGAGAACGCCACCCCTGATGAGAGCACAACCGGCACCACCCTGCGGGCCTGGGTCGACACGATGGGCGCTTTCATCAAGAGCATCGACCCGAACCATATGCTGGGGACGGGCCTCGAAGGCCAGGGAACAGCTTACGGCTACGGCGGCAACTCCGGCAATCCTTTTGTCTACATCCATCAATCTCCATATATTGATTTCACTTCCGCCCACTTCTACCCGACCGAGAGCTGGGCGAACCTGAGCATGAGCCAGGCCCAGCAGGTCATCAACAAGTGGGTCAGCGATTCCCACAACGTCGTCGGCAAGCCGTTTATCCTTGGAGAGTTCAACAGCCGCTCGGATGTTGGCAACCGGACAGGCTGGTGGACCATGTTTTACAACACACTGGAGCAGGACGATGCCGACGGAGACAACTTCTGGATGTACGTTGCGCGTAATCCTGACAGCATCTACGGTGTAACGCACGGAGCCCCCGAGCTGGCCATCTTCCTGCAGCACTCGCAGCACCAGCAACAGAAGTCCGGTGGTAGCCCAGGCACGGGCACGACGCCGACGCCGGGTGTCACGCCGACCGCTACAGCAACCGCTGCGGCCAGCCCGACGCCGACTCCCAGGCCGACAGTGACACCGACGCCGACCCCGTCACCAACTCCGGCTGTCACGCCGACGCCGACCCTAACACCGACACCTTCCAGCGGGCTGAGCTGCCGGGTGCACTACGCCATTACCGCCCAGTGGCCTGGTGGCTTTGGGGCCAGCATCTCCATCACTAATACGGGCAGTACGGCCATCAATGGCTGGACGCTCAAGTTCACCTTCCCGAACGGGCAGACGGTCACCCAGGGCTGGAATGGCAGCTTCAGTCAGCAAGGCAGCACCGTCACCATTACCAATTTGTCCTATAACGCCACCATCCCGGCGGGAGCGACGCTGGGGAGTGCCCCCGGCTTTAACGGTACCTGGAACGGCACAAACTCACCCCCGACGAGCTTCACACTGAACGGAGTAACCTGCAGCACCCAGTAA
- a CDS encoding glycoside hydrolase family 16 protein, with protein MRISQRRVHRDVDEPARSGSAFRRLPFRWLLFAVCALVVCLSTGLFLVARTVPQAHAATWTQVWGDEFSGSAGSPLNTSQWIYDIGTGYGTGEIETTTNSTANVSLDGNGHLAITPLRDANGNWTSGRIETVNDSFAAPPGGELEVTASLQQPNVSGNAALGYWPAFWMLGTPYRSDHNWPNDGEVDIMEDINGLSSVFGTMHCGTYPGGPCNEPNGIGSGQKPCSGCQTGFHTYTVIIDRSVSPEQIRWYLDGNNYFTVSANQVDATTWANAVDHAFYIIFDLAIGGGFPAAFGGGPTSSTQPGVPMLVDYVRVYTANGSAVTPTATPTPSPTPTASGGSGSGFTQGVKAISSNQVQFWFQPSGWTAGYVILHYTIPGQAQQNVQMSYNSSAGQWQYTVSGVSSGQTITYSFTYQKSGLQYDTSTYTYTVGSSAATPTPTPTPSGGSGFSQGVNSVSATQAQFWFQPSGWTAGYVIVHYTVPGQAQQNVQMSYNSSAGQWQYTAGGMSSGQTITYSFTYQRNGLQYDTSTYTWTHP; from the coding sequence ATGCGGATATCTCAGCGTAGAGTTCACAGGGATGTTGATGAGCCTGCTCGTTCCGGCTCCGCTTTCCGTCGGTTGCCCTTCAGGTGGCTCCTCTTCGCCGTCTGTGCCCTGGTGGTCTGCCTTTCGACCGGGCTGTTCCTCGTGGCCCGCACAGTCCCCCAGGCCCATGCTGCTACCTGGACTCAGGTCTGGGGCGATGAGTTTAGCGGCTCGGCAGGCTCTCCGCTGAATACGTCGCAGTGGATCTACGATATCGGCACCGGCTATGGCACTGGGGAGATCGAGACGACGACTAATAGCACGGCCAATGTCTCCCTGGATGGCAATGGCCACCTGGCCATCACGCCCCTGCGCGATGCCAATGGCAACTGGACCTCGGGCCGCATTGAGACGGTTAACGATAGCTTTGCTGCTCCTCCCGGCGGCGAGCTGGAGGTGACGGCCTCCCTGCAGCAGCCCAATGTCTCCGGCAATGCTGCCCTGGGCTACTGGCCGGCTTTCTGGATGCTCGGTACACCTTACCGCTCCGACCATAACTGGCCCAACGATGGCGAGGTCGACATTATGGAGGATATCAACGGCCTCAGCTCGGTCTTCGGGACGATGCACTGTGGCACCTATCCCGGCGGCCCCTGCAATGAGCCAAATGGTATCGGCAGCGGTCAGAAGCCCTGCTCCGGCTGCCAGACAGGCTTCCATACCTATACGGTCATCATCGATCGCAGCGTCTCGCCTGAGCAGATCCGCTGGTACCTGGATGGCAATAACTACTTTACGGTCAGTGCCAATCAGGTGGATGCCACGACCTGGGCCAATGCTGTGGATCATGCTTTCTACATCATCTTCGATCTGGCCATCGGCGGTGGCTTCCCCGCTGCCTTCGGCGGCGGCCCGACCTCTTCTACTCAGCCCGGCGTGCCTATGCTGGTCGATTATGTGCGCGTCTATACTGCCAATGGCTCGGCAGTGACGCCGACTGCGACTCCTACCCCTAGCCCAACACCAACGGCCAGCGGCGGCAGCGGCAGCGGCTTCACACAGGGAGTCAAAGCCATCAGTAGCAATCAGGTGCAGTTCTGGTTTCAGCCGAGTGGCTGGACGGCGGGCTATGTGATCCTGCACTACACGATTCCCGGTCAGGCTCAGCAGAACGTGCAGATGAGCTATAACAGCAGCGCCGGCCAGTGGCAGTATACAGTCAGTGGGGTCAGCTCGGGACAGACTATCACTTATTCCTTCACGTACCAGAAGAGCGGGCTGCAGTACGATACATCCACCTATACCTATACGGTAGGCTCTTCGGCTGCCACCCCTACGCCGACACCGACGCCCTCGGGCGGCAGCGGCTTCAGCCAGGGAGTGAACAGCGTGAGTGCTACTCAGGCGCAGTTCTGGTTTCAACCGAGCGGCTGGACGGCGGGCTATGTGATCGTGCACTATACGGTCCCCGGCCAGGCCCAGCAGAACGTGCAGATGAGCTACAACAGCAGCGCCGGCCAGTGGCAGTACACGGCTGGTGGGATGAGTTCGGGGCAGACGATCACGTACTCGTTTACCTACCAGAGGAACGGGTTGCAGTACGATACGTCCACCTATACCTGGACTCATCCGTGA
- a CDS encoding LacI family DNA-binding transcriptional regulator produces MDEKLTIQDIARLAGVSKSSVSRVLNNYPAISQELRERVMRVVREYNFVPNVTARGLAGGKTRLVGVLTPPLTWPAIPEILRGVAEYIERTSYEMVLYSINFENPTHTDVVDRILSLRMVSGLLAILPCDLTPHLLRHFERGLPMVMINDQEPPEHFPCPWVGVDNRTGGYQATRHLLDLGYRRIAHVMGPKRYYCAQERYEGYCQALHEAGLAPDPELLLQGEFDPASGRRCARELFARERTRWPEAIFVANDQMAYGFLEVAEEQGIQIPQDVALVGFDDNLVSSHVRPPLTTVRQPFSQMGAKAIELLLMMVDPDHVLPRTRASQDGKHSQAGAGMTPAGGPLATAAAGSDHQLGARAGAVLEASAPYRLDGAIHIQLDTSLVVRASSVPA; encoded by the coding sequence ATGGATGAGAAGCTCACCATCCAGGATATCGCCCGCCTGGCCGGGGTCTCGAAGTCGAGCGTCTCGCGCGTCCTGAATAATTATCCTGCCATCAGCCAGGAGCTGCGCGAGCGCGTGATGCGGGTGGTGCGCGAATACAACTTTGTGCCGAATGTGACGGCCCGAGGATTGGCCGGCGGCAAGACGCGCCTGGTTGGGGTATTGACCCCGCCGCTGACCTGGCCAGCGATTCCGGAGATACTGCGTGGGGTGGCGGAGTATATCGAGCGTACCTCCTATGAGATGGTCCTCTACAGCATCAATTTTGAGAATCCTACCCACACGGACGTCGTCGATCGCATTCTCTCTCTGCGTATGGTCTCGGGCCTGCTGGCCATCCTGCCCTGCGATCTGACCCCCCATTTGCTCAGGCATTTTGAGCGCGGGCTGCCGATGGTCATGATCAATGACCAGGAGCCGCCAGAGCATTTCCCTTGCCCGTGGGTGGGGGTGGATAATCGCACTGGGGGCTATCAGGCAACTCGCCACCTGCTCGACCTGGGCTATCGGCGCATTGCCCATGTGATGGGGCCGAAGCGCTACTACTGCGCCCAGGAGCGCTATGAGGGCTATTGTCAGGCGCTGCATGAGGCCGGGCTCGCGCCTGACCCCGAGCTGCTGCTGCAGGGCGAGTTTGATCCCGCCAGTGGCCGCCGCTGTGCCCGCGAGTTGTTCGCCCGCGAGCGAACGCGCTGGCCCGAGGCGATCTTTGTGGCCAATGATCAGATGGCCTACGGCTTTCTAGAAGTAGCCGAGGAGCAGGGCATCCAGATCCCCCAGGATGTCGCTCTGGTCGGCTTCGATGATAACCTGGTCTCGTCCCATGTCCGCCCGCCGCTGACAACGGTGCGCCAGCCGTTCTCTCAGATGGGGGCGAAGGCCATCGAGCTGCTCTTGATGATGGTCGATCCCGATCATGTGCTCCCGCGCACGCGGGCCAGCCAGGACGGGAAGCATAGCCAGGCTGGGGCAGGGATGACCCCGGCAGGTGGGCCTCTGGCCACTGCCGCCGCTGGCTCCGACCATCAGCTGGGTGCGCGCGCGGGAGCTGTACTCGAAGCCTCTGCTCCCTATCGCCTGGACGGGGCCATTCATATACAACTCGATACCAGCCTGGTGGTACGAGCGTCAAGTGTACCTGCCTGA
- a CDS encoding tagatose 1,6-diphosphate aldolase, whose amino-acid sequence MYRGEYLSCIGSKKLQNKLKGLQSCADGHGIITALAIDHRANLARALAKARGSYGEASASDLYTFKLLVTRILSPYVSAVLLDPEYGLEALGACHPRTGLILAYERSGYSANGRDKAPEVIPEYSVQRLVGAGAQAIKVLLYYNPFDSPEINRVKQAYVERIGAECQALEVPFFLEPLVYPGKEIAEENAELNFARVKPIYVVLTVAEFGLPRYGVDVLKVDWPIVPTYTAGLQSCEAPTPVYSREEAIDQLRAVGMATSLPLVYASAGYSAATVCELLELAAEAGVPFCGMVCGRALWQEGISLYAREGSAALEHWLEEEGVATLQTIARVLHRCATPWWKLLPSGWSNPTE is encoded by the coding sequence AGAATAAGCTGAAGGGATTGCAGTCCTGTGCCGATGGGCACGGCATCATTACAGCCCTGGCCATTGACCACCGCGCGAACCTGGCTCGGGCTTTAGCGAAGGCCCGTGGCTCATACGGGGAGGCCAGTGCCTCTGACCTGTACACCTTTAAGCTGCTGGTCACACGCATTCTCTCCCCCTATGTGAGCGCGGTCCTGCTTGATCCCGAGTATGGTCTGGAGGCCCTGGGGGCATGCCATCCCCGAACAGGCCTGATACTCGCTTACGAGCGCTCTGGCTATAGTGCCAATGGTCGCGATAAAGCTCCCGAGGTGATCCCCGAGTATAGCGTACAACGCCTGGTGGGGGCCGGAGCCCAGGCTATCAAAGTCTTGCTGTACTACAATCCCTTCGATAGCCCAGAGATCAACCGTGTCAAGCAAGCCTATGTCGAGCGCATAGGGGCCGAGTGCCAGGCCCTGGAAGTGCCTTTCTTCCTGGAGCCGCTCGTCTATCCTGGCAAAGAGATAGCTGAGGAGAACGCTGAGCTGAACTTTGCCCGGGTCAAGCCGATCTACGTCGTTCTCACCGTGGCCGAGTTTGGACTGCCGCGCTACGGCGTCGATGTTCTGAAAGTAGACTGGCCCATCGTACCGACCTACACCGCCGGGCTGCAGAGCTGCGAGGCACCCACGCCGGTCTACTCGCGTGAGGAGGCCATTGATCAGCTACGGGCCGTGGGAATGGCAACTTCGCTGCCCCTTGTCTATGCGAGCGCAGGCTACAGCGCCGCTACTGTCTGTGAGCTCCTGGAGCTGGCCGCCGAGGCCGGCGTTCCCTTCTGCGGCATGGTCTGTGGCCGCGCCCTCTGGCAGGAAGGAATCTCTCTCTATGCCAGGGAGGGAAGTGCCGCCCTGGAGCACTGGCTGGAAGAGGAGGGGGTGGCCACCCTGCAGACAATCGCTCGTGTCTTGCACCGCTGTGCCACTCCCTGGTGGAAGCTGCTGCCCTCCGGCTGGTCCAATCCCACAGAGTGA